In one Spirosoma rigui genomic region, the following are encoded:
- a CDS encoding sialate O-acetylesterase: MKGFKWGVFMLTLLAAQSALADVRLPKVFGSHMVLQRRKPIPLWGWADPGERVTVTFANQTKTGKAAKNGQWRINLDPVEAGGPYQLIVKGKKNTVTFDDVLTGEVWICSGQSNMEWPLASATNGKEESKIANYPQIRQLAVGKAMSLTPASNIEGDWTVCTPATAPNYTAVGYFFAKQLQKELNVPIGLINTSWGGTHSETWTSRNAMNRDDELKTVAEKLPRTYPDVVQSGKERVKRLLQEQQGGLPTIDETKTWASPDLNTSAWKSMNTPGDWEWGGLPTLDGVVWFRREITIPEKSTLKNVKFQVGSIDDDDSTFVNGQLVGTTKGLVNRAYEIPEGLLKPGRNVIAIRVRDNGGGGGIMGQPEQFRLSGDNLEVPLAGSWQYRVADVNPSSYNPGPNTYATQLFNAMLNPLIPCAVAGAIWYQGESNAGRAYQYRRTFPLMIQDWRQHWGYDFPFLFVQLASFNASNGDSRRGSAWAELREAQTMTLQLPNTGMAVTADIGEATDIHPRNKHDVGNRLAAEAMRVAYPKAGGQAGELAPADVSRGPMFGKMTPDRNGGVVVTFRNADSGLLVKDKYGYLKGFELAGADQKFYYAKAEIEGNTVHVYCDSVAAPVAVRYGWADYNGEVNLYNKQGFPAVPFRSDTWKGVTEAAKFGE, translated from the coding sequence ATGAAAGGTTTTAAATGGGGGGTGTTCATGCTGACCCTGCTGGCCGCCCAGTCCGCGCTGGCCGATGTTCGCCTGCCGAAGGTATTTGGATCGCATATGGTGCTGCAGCGTCGGAAACCCATACCGCTATGGGGCTGGGCCGACCCGGGCGAGCGGGTAACCGTTACGTTTGCCAACCAGACAAAAACGGGTAAAGCGGCTAAAAATGGCCAGTGGCGCATAAACCTCGATCCTGTCGAAGCAGGCGGACCGTATCAACTGATCGTAAAAGGCAAAAAAAATACAGTTACGTTCGACGATGTGCTGACGGGTGAGGTCTGGATTTGCTCGGGTCAGTCGAACATGGAATGGCCACTGGCTTCGGCTACCAACGGTAAGGAAGAGAGCAAAATCGCCAATTACCCACAAATCAGGCAACTGGCGGTGGGGAAAGCCATGAGCCTGACACCCGCCAGCAATATCGAAGGCGACTGGACCGTATGTACGCCGGCTACGGCACCGAATTACACCGCCGTGGGGTATTTCTTCGCGAAGCAGCTCCAGAAAGAACTCAATGTGCCCATTGGCCTGATCAATACGTCCTGGGGTGGTACCCATTCCGAAACCTGGACCAGCCGCAACGCGATGAACCGGGATGATGAGTTGAAGACAGTGGCCGAAAAACTGCCCCGGACGTATCCGGACGTTGTGCAGAGTGGCAAAGAACGCGTCAAACGGCTCCTACAGGAGCAGCAGGGGGGCTTGCCCACCATTGACGAAACCAAAACCTGGGCCAGTCCTGACCTGAATACAAGTGCGTGGAAGTCGATGAATACCCCCGGCGACTGGGAGTGGGGTGGACTCCCTACGCTGGATGGCGTGGTGTGGTTCCGGCGCGAGATTACGATACCGGAAAAAAGTACCCTGAAAAATGTGAAGTTCCAGGTCGGTTCGATCGACGACGATGACTCGACCTTCGTGAACGGGCAACTGGTTGGAACAACGAAAGGGCTGGTCAACCGCGCCTACGAAATCCCCGAAGGTTTGTTAAAACCCGGTCGTAATGTGATTGCTATTCGCGTCAGGGATAATGGCGGGGGTGGTGGCATTATGGGCCAGCCTGAACAGTTCCGGCTGTCGGGCGATAACCTGGAGGTTCCCCTGGCGGGTAGCTGGCAGTACCGGGTGGCCGACGTGAATCCGTCATCCTATAACCCCGGCCCGAATACCTATGCAACACAGCTGTTCAATGCGATGCTCAACCCGCTGATTCCCTGTGCTGTTGCCGGTGCGATCTGGTACCAGGGCGAGTCGAATGCGGGCCGGGCTTATCAGTACCGCCGAACGTTTCCGCTGATGATTCAGGATTGGCGGCAGCACTGGGGATATGATTTTCCGTTTCTTTTCGTTCAGCTTGCCAGCTTCAATGCCTCAAACGGCGATAGCCGGCGGGGTAGTGCCTGGGCAGAACTGCGCGAGGCCCAGACGATGACGCTGCAACTGCCTAATACGGGGATGGCCGTTACGGCCGATATTGGCGAGGCCACGGATATTCACCCCAGGAACAAGCACGATGTAGGAAACCGGCTGGCGGCCGAAGCCATGCGGGTGGCGTATCCGAAAGCGGGTGGTCAGGCGGGCGAACTGGCCCCGGCCGACGTATCGCGCGGGCCTATGTTCGGGAAAATGACGCCTGACAGGAATGGCGGGGTCGTTGTGACATTCCGTAACGCCGACAGCGGGTTGCTGGTAAAGGATAAATACGGCTACCTGAAAGGATTTGAACTGGCGGGTGCCGATCAGAAATTCTACTACGCCAAAGCCGAAATCGAGGGCAACACCGTACACGTTTACTGCGACTCGGTGGCGGCACCGGTAGCGGTCCGCTACGGCTGGGCAGATTATAACGGTGAAGTCAACCTGTATAACAAGCAGGGTTTTCCGGCTGTTCCGTTCCGTTCTGATACGTGGAAGGGCGTTACCGAAGCGGCCAAGTTCGGCGAGTAG
- a CDS encoding SDR family oxidoreductase, whose amino-acid sequence MTSVNPAPPVERILITGASGNVGQETLRALMGHPDKQKFEVIAGLRDLTKLHTDRKLVVEPDGVVSLDFTRSTTFGTALAGVSRVLLVRPPELTSVDAFFRPFIDAMKQAGVRQVVFLSLQGVEHNPMTPHHKIEKVLVEAGIPFTFLRPGFFMQNFSTTHCDEIRLRNELFVPAGNGRTSFVDVRDIAAVATRALTDPGTEHLYKGYELTGSEALTYGEVAQVLSATLGRPITYRNPSIVRFVWRKWLRERIPLGFTLIMVALYSIAKLGKAAKVTNETKRLLGRPPVTFRQYANDYRTVWQR is encoded by the coding sequence GTGACGTCAGTTAACCCCGCCCCTCCAGTCGAACGCATCCTGATCACCGGTGCCAGCGGCAACGTTGGGCAGGAAACTCTGCGCGCGCTGATGGGGCATCCTGACAAACAGAAATTTGAGGTGATAGCGGGCCTGCGCGACCTGACCAAACTACATACCGACCGAAAGCTGGTCGTTGAACCCGATGGAGTAGTAAGCCTGGATTTCACCCGGTCCACTACGTTTGGTACGGCACTGGCGGGCGTGAGCCGGGTGCTGTTGGTGCGGCCACCCGAACTGACCAGCGTCGATGCCTTCTTCAGACCGTTTATCGATGCCATGAAGCAGGCGGGCGTTCGGCAGGTCGTCTTTTTGTCTCTGCAGGGGGTTGAACACAATCCCATGACGCCCCACCACAAAATTGAGAAGGTACTCGTGGAAGCAGGGATTCCTTTTACCTTTCTGCGGCCTGGCTTTTTTATGCAGAATTTCAGCACGACGCACTGCGACGAGATACGCCTTCGCAATGAGCTATTCGTACCAGCGGGAAACGGCAGAACGAGTTTTGTGGATGTGCGCGATATTGCGGCCGTTGCCACCCGGGCACTGACGGACCCGGGCACTGAGCACCTGTATAAAGGCTACGAACTAACGGGATCGGAAGCGCTCACCTACGGCGAAGTAGCCCAGGTACTGAGTGCGACGCTGGGACGGCCGATTACGTACCGGAATCCATCGATTGTGCGGTTTGTGTGGCGAAAGTGGCTCAGGGAGCGGATACCGCTGGGTTTCACCCTGATCATGGTAGCGTTGTACAGTATTGCCAAACTGGGCAAAGCGGCCAAAGTAACGAACGAAACGAAACGGCTGCTGGGGCGTCCGCCCGTCACGTTTCGGCAGTATGCCAACGACTACCGCACCGTCTGGCAGCGCTGA
- a CDS encoding DUF2911 domain-containing protein: protein MKNLLLAIALLFTTVSMAQAQDKKPPMSPKITAESPDKNIKVVYGQPSKRGRVIFGENGLEKYGKVWRTGANEATEVTFKSDVMFGGKMVKAGTYTLFTIPGEKEWSVLLNSTLGQWGAYDYDKIKGSDVAMVKVPVSMNKTPIEKLTITPANSSIAIAWDNMTVSVPVMKHGS, encoded by the coding sequence ATGAAGAATCTGCTTTTAGCAATTGCGCTCCTGTTCACCACCGTGTCGATGGCACAGGCACAGGACAAAAAACCACCGATGAGCCCCAAGATCACGGCCGAGAGTCCCGACAAAAATATCAAGGTTGTCTACGGCCAGCCTTCGAAGCGGGGCCGGGTTATTTTTGGCGAGAACGGTCTGGAAAAATACGGTAAAGTATGGCGCACGGGTGCCAATGAAGCCACCGAAGTGACGTTCAAAAGCGACGTAATGTTCGGGGGTAAAATGGTTAAAGCGGGTACCTATACGCTGTTTACCATTCCCGGCGAAAAAGAATGGAGTGTACTCCTGAACAGTACCCTGGGCCAATGGGGTGCCTATGATTACGACAAGATCAAGGGCAGCGACGTGGCTATGGTAAAAGTACCCGTTTCGATGAATAAGACACCCATCGAGAAACTAACCATTACCCCGGCCAACAGCAGCATTGCCATTGCCTGGGACAATATGACGGTATCGGTGCCGGTTATGAAGCACGGCAGCTAA
- a CDS encoding acyl-CoA dehydrogenase, translating to MATTYFSKRNLQFLLHEVFKAEELNKYEYFSAHDRETFNLVIDSATYIADTLMHPYLKEIDKNQPELKNGQVTVHPKIKEFMKAMGDAGLIGAGFSFEHGGQQLPEMISASVGFILMAANNGMMYTGLSSGAAHLITSFGSPELNEFYVPHMLSGQWQGTMALTEPQAGSSLSDVTTSATPQPDGTYKINGQKVFISAGDHDAAENIVHLMLARIDGAPKGTKGISLFVVPKYRQDEAGNIVDNDVTSTGVYHKMGQKGVPAMHLTMGSNDNTVGYLVGEPHKGLPYMFQMMNEARIGVGMTAAGIATAAYHAALQYAKERPQSRRLNEKNLLDAPQTPIINHPDVRRMLLFQKAVTEGSLSLLIEAARLFDISSVAEGDEKENAFLMLDLLMPVAKSYPSEMGVQSVSQSVQTFGGYGFTEDFPVEQLYRDIRITPIYEGTTGIQAQDLLGRKMTMKGGKAPQLLFAEISKTIAEASTFDDLKPYAESLTAELKRVQDVVGSLLPHAMNGDTERYLADATLFLEMFGIVVVAWQWLKQAMVAKQMIVTQNPQGDDLTFYEGKIHTMKFFFHYEVPKTLGLAVRLKDTEVLTIVSEKELAL from the coding sequence ATGGCAACGACATATTTTAGCAAACGTAACCTGCAGTTTCTTCTGCACGAAGTATTCAAAGCCGAAGAACTGAATAAATACGAGTATTTCAGTGCGCATGACCGTGAGACGTTCAACCTGGTCATTGATTCGGCAACCTACATTGCCGACACGCTCATGCATCCTTATCTGAAGGAAATCGACAAAAACCAGCCCGAACTTAAAAATGGCCAGGTGACGGTTCATCCGAAAATTAAGGAGTTCATGAAAGCTATGGGCGACGCCGGCCTCATTGGTGCGGGGTTCTCCTTCGAACATGGCGGGCAGCAACTTCCTGAAATGATCAGCGCCAGCGTTGGCTTCATTTTGATGGCGGCCAACAACGGTATGATGTACACGGGCCTGTCGTCCGGGGCGGCTCACCTGATCACCTCGTTCGGTTCGCCGGAACTGAATGAGTTTTACGTGCCCCACATGCTGTCGGGACAATGGCAGGGTACGATGGCGCTGACCGAACCCCAGGCGGGTTCGTCGCTCTCGGACGTGACGACCTCGGCAACGCCCCAGCCCGATGGTACCTACAAGATCAACGGTCAAAAGGTGTTTATCTCGGCGGGCGACCATGACGCAGCCGAAAACATCGTTCATCTGATGCTGGCCCGGATTGATGGTGCCCCCAAAGGAACCAAAGGCATTTCGCTGTTCGTGGTGCCCAAATACCGGCAGGACGAAGCCGGCAACATTGTCGACAATGACGTAACGTCGACGGGTGTGTACCACAAAATGGGCCAGAAAGGGGTTCCGGCCATGCACCTGACCATGGGCTCCAACGACAACACCGTGGGATATCTGGTTGGCGAACCGCACAAGGGACTGCCGTATATGTTCCAGATGATGAACGAAGCCCGTATTGGCGTGGGTATGACCGCAGCCGGTATTGCCACGGCCGCCTACCACGCAGCCCTGCAATATGCTAAAGAACGTCCGCAAAGCCGTCGCCTGAACGAGAAGAACCTGCTCGACGCGCCCCAGACACCTATTATCAACCACCCCGACGTTCGGCGGATGCTGTTGTTTCAGAAGGCTGTTACCGAAGGCTCCCTCTCGCTGCTGATCGAAGCGGCCCGGCTGTTCGACATCAGCAGCGTTGCCGAAGGCGACGAGAAAGAGAACGCCTTCCTGATGCTCGACCTGCTGATGCCGGTGGCTAAATCCTACCCCTCCGAAATGGGAGTTCAATCCGTTAGCCAAAGCGTCCAGACGTTTGGCGGGTATGGTTTCACGGAAGATTTTCCGGTCGAACAGTTGTACCGCGATATTCGGATTACGCCCATCTACGAAGGTACGACGGGTATTCAGGCGCAGGACTTGCTGGGCCGCAAGATGACCATGAAGGGCGGTAAGGCTCCCCAACTGCTCTTTGCCGAAATCAGCAAAACCATCGCCGAAGCCAGCACCTTCGATGATCTCAAACCCTACGCCGAGTCACTCACCGCCGAACTCAAGCGGGTACAGGACGTAGTAGGTAGTTTGTTACCCCACGCCATGAACGGCGATACGGAGCGTTACCTCGCCGATGCAACCCTGTTCCTGGAAATGTTTGGTATTGTCGTTGTAGCCTGGCAGTGGCTGAAACAGGCAATGGTGGCCAAGCAAATGATCGTTACGCAAAACCCCCAGGGCGACGATCTGACGTTCTACGAAGGCAAGATTCACACGATGAAGTTCTTCTTCCACTACGAGGTACCCAAAACCCTGGGCCTCGCCGTTCGGTTGAAGGATACCGAAGTGCTGACCATCGTCTCGGAGAAAGAGTTGGCGTTGTAA